The Impatiens glandulifera chromosome 3, dImpGla2.1, whole genome shotgun sequence genome contains a region encoding:
- the LOC124931720 gene encoding ubiquitin-like protein ATG12, with translation MASETPKSAAKVVVHLRATGDAPILKQAKFKIAGTDKFAKVIDFLRRQLHRETVFVYVNSAFSPNPDELVSDLYNNFGFDGKLVVNYACSMAWG, from the exons ATGGCTTCAGAAACACCCAAATCTGCTGCAAAAG TTGTTGTGCATCTTAGAGCTACTGGTGATGCCCCAATTCTCAAGCAAGCCAAGTTCAAG attgCAGGGACTGATAAGTTTGCCAAAGTCATAGACTTTCTTCGTCGACAGCTTCACAGGGAGACAGTG TTTGTGTACGTGAACAGCGCCTTTTCTCCTAACCCAGATGAGTTGGTCAGTGATCTTTACAAT aattttGGGTTTGATGGCAAACTGGTGGTGAATTATGCTTGTTCAATGGCATGGGGCTAA
- the LOC124929981 gene encoding transcription factor MYB82-like — protein MLKKVSHSKEQLKRGAWTESEDAILRDYVKLNGEGKWNRIPKETSIKRCGKSCRLRWLKYLRPDIKRGNISEDERDLIIRLHKLLGNRWSLIAGRLPGRTDNEIKNYWNTYIAKKVQITKHNPQPIPNKSGSNSTILTTSSLSSSSSRCDAEPRQEQVNGSIQQFSNFVEEQHPVGQSHSSGSSSLDCGKGDDNNRDHARSPLSDALSMMNNEFLLDISQELRFELQGDDQMINGGCGSSSYDPLMFWEELETFFDSDAVVQMSTTPHY, from the exons AAGAGGCGCTTGGACGGAGAGTGAAGATGCGATATTAAGAGATTATGTTAAACTTAATGGTGAAGGAAAGTGGAACAGAATTCCAAAAGAGACGAGTATAAAGAGATGCGGAAAAAGTTGCAGACTTCGATGGCTCAAATATCTTAGGCCTGATATTAAGAGAGGAAATATCAGCGAGGACGAGAGAGATCTCATTATTAGACTTCATAAACTTCTTGGAAATAG GTGGTCCTTAATAGCTGGACGACTTCCAGGACGAACTGACAACGAGATAAAGAATTATTGGAACACTTATATTGCAAAAAAGGTGCAAATAACCAAACATAATCCTCAACCAATTCCAAACAAAAGCGGGTCCAATTCTACAATCCTAACAACATCATCGTTATCATCGTCTTCATCAAGATGCGATGCGGAACCACGTCAAGAGCAAGTCAATGGTAGTATCCAACAATTCTCTAACTTTGTTGAAGAACAACATCCGGTGGGGCAAAGCCACTCATCTGGTTCATCATCTTTAGATTGCGGAAAAGGTGATGACAACAATCGCGATCATGCTCGAAGCCCATTGTCGGATGCCTTGTCGATGATGAACAATGAGTTCTTGTTGGATATTTCGCAAGAATTAAGGTTTGAGCTTCAAGGTGATGATCAAATGATTAATGGCGGTTGTGGTTCATCTTCTTATGATCCTTTAATGTTTTGGGAAGAATTAGAAACCTTCTTTGACTCAGATGCTGTTGTTCAAATGTCAACCACTCCTCATTACTGA